Within Flavobacterium pisciphilum, the genomic segment GGAACTGCAAATATGACTTGTACGGCATTGTACTATGACTTTAAATTTGTAGATCCATACGGAATCTACTTTGTCGATATGCCAGATGCAACAGCAAATGCTGCTCTTGCGTGGAAAGCTTTTAAAATAGAAAAAGGTGATGATCCCGCTTTTGGAGCATGGAGATATGCTGCTAATGCGTTAAAAATAGAAACCTATGCAAAGAAACTAGTATGCGAAACTGGAACTAGAAATATTTCATTGCTTGCAGCAAATACACAAGTAGGACCTTCAAGTAATTTTAAAGCTCCAGGAGCATATCCTGACCAATTAGATTTACGCACAACAGCATACAAAGCTTGGGATGGTAAAACTGGATATGTTGGTTTTGACTACTTAATAGATGGCTTAACCTGCTATGGTTGGTTTAAAGTAACTGTTGATGCTGATGGAAATGGGTATACTATTTCTGAATATGCATACAATACACAACCAGGAATGCCTATTACTACAGGGGTAACTGCAAAAGTTGGGGTAACATTATCACCAAGCACATTATATGAATCTGATATTAATGATGGAGCAATTACATCTAATGCAGCGATTACACTGTCTACCAATAATGGAACTTTTACTAAAAGCACTGGAACATTAGCAGTAGGTACTGATTATAGCATTACAGGAATACCAGCAGGTTTGACTGCAATATTAACATTAGAAAACAGCTCTAAAGTTGTAGTAACTTTTACAGGAAAAGCAACCTCACATTTACCTAATAACAATTCTACTGTAATAGTAACTTTCAAAGATGCAGCAATAACCGGTGGAATAGCAATATTAGATAATCCTTCTAAATCTATAAAAATAGAATTTGAAGCCCCTTACGGAATCTATTATGTTGACAATCCTGATTATGAAACTTCTACTGCAACTCAATGGAAATATTTTGACTTGACTATAGGTGACAATACTGAATATGGAGCATGGCAATTTGCAGCCAATGCCTTAAAAATGGAAACCTATGGCAAGAGATTAGTTTGTGAAACAGGAACTAGAAATATTACTAAAATCGCTGCTGGTGCTACAATAGGTGCTTCAAGCAATTTTACAGCTCCTGGGGCATATCCAAATCAATTGGACTTACGTACAGCAACATATAACACTTGGGATAACCAAACAGGTTATGTAGGTTTTGAATATACAAGCCGAGGAAGAACGTGCTACGGATGGATGAGAGTAAAAGCAACAGCAAGTGGTGACGGATATACAGTAACAAACTTTGCTTATAACACTAAACCAAATGAGCCTATAACAACTCCGATTATTAATGCGCCGAGTAATCTAACAGCAACAGTTAATGTTACCGCTCTTGAAGTTGCTTTAACATGGGTTGATAATTCTGATAACGAAACAGGATTTACATTAGAAAGAGCTTTGGGAACAGGCGAATACAGCGTTATTAAAACCTTTGCTTCAAATGTAACTTCATATACAGATACAGGATTAACAAAAGGAAGTGCTTACTCATACAGAATGAGAGCAAACATAAATACTACAAACTCTGATTATTCAAATGTAGCAACTGTAACTATTGAAGATGTAAATCCAAATCCAACTTTGGCAAAACCTATAATTAATGATGGTGATACTGGAATTTATGCTACAGGATTTTATGTAACTTGGGGGTTAATCAATGGAGCTACAAGTTATGATATTCAAGTATACAACGAAACTACAGGATGGGAGGATCAAGGAACATCAACTGTGCATTTCTTATATATAAATAAGCAAGGAACTCAAACAAGTTATAGAGTGAGAATGAGAGCTGTAAATGCTACTGGAACAAGTGATTGGAGTACTCCTAGAGATTTTACACTTCCTGGAGCATTACTAGCACCTACAAACCTTACTGCAACAGCAAACTCAACTACTCTTGAAGTTGAATTAGCATGGACAGACAACTCTGATATTGAAACTGGATTCTCTATAGAAAGAGCTTTAGGAAATGGAACATACAGCGTAATTGCTACTCTTGGCGCTGATGAAACTTCATATACAGATACAGGATTAATAGCAGGTAATACTTATTCTTATCAAATAAGAACAAACAAAGATGCTACCTATTCTTCTTATTCGAATGTAGCAACGGTTACTATCGATAATGCAAATGCACCGTTAGAAATACCTGTATTTTATGATCCATCAAACGGAACTTATACTGAAGGATTTTATGCTACATGGGCATTGATTAACAAAGCAACTAGCTATGAAATACAATTGTATAATGAAACTACTGGATGGGCTACTTTTGGAACATCAACTGCACATTTCTTATATATTATTAAGCAAGGAACAGAAAGAAATTATAGAATAAGAATAAGAGCTGTGTATGCAAATGGCGAAAGTGATTGGAGTGCTCCTATGGATGTTATCCTTCCTCCTACGCTAGGAATTAATGAATCTGAAAAGAATACTAAATCTTTTGCAATTTTCCCTAATCCAGCTTCAGATGTTGTTAATTTCTCTTTTAAAAACATAGATACGACTACTCTAGTAATTACAATATATAATAATACTGGAGCATTAATAGATACTGTTCGTAATACATCTAGCTATAATGTTAAGAATTTACCAACTGGTATTTATTATGTCGTACTTACAGATGGTACGGTTAAACAAAGTAAAAAGTTAGTTATTAAATAAACCCAATTTGTATTTTTAGAATCCCAATTTTAAACAAAACCGCTGAAAGGATATCTTTCAGCGGTTTTTATTTTATAGTAACTTTGCAAAAATACCTTTAAAAATAATATGAGAAAACAATATAACCTACGTCCAAGTAAGGAAGGCTTAAAAGCTTGGGATGTGCATCGTTTGATAGAATTATCTAAAGACTTCCCTGTAAAACATATTTTACTCTCTGAAATTAATGAAGTAAATGAAGCGTACTGGTTTCAAGATCCGAATCAGCTACCTACTTGTGCTGAAATCCTAGAACATATAAAACTTATTCAAGAGGTAGACTTAGAGTACCCTATTATTTTGTGTGCAAATGGACGCTTAATGGATGGTATGCATCGAGTTATGAAAGCATTACAGCTAGGTCATACTGATATTAAAGTAGTACAATTTGAAATCACACCCGAGCCTGATTTTATTGGTATTCCAGCTGATGAATTACCATATTGAGTTTATTCTACAGGTTTTTTGAAATCCTGTAGCTATTAATAATTCCCATAGGAACTCAATATTCAATTTTGATAATAAACCTACAAGGTCAAAGGAAAGGCCTTGTAGGTTTATTTACTTATTTACAATTTAATATCCAAAAGGACTGTCTACGCTATTCATAGGTGTTGTAAACCATTTTGGTCCATTGGCAGTCATATAAAAATGATCCTCATGTCTAATACCGAATTTTCCGGGAATACAAATCATAGGTTCATTACTTACTACCATTCCTTCACGAAGTGCTATCTCACTACCTCTTACTAAATATGGGTATTCATGAATATCCAAACCTGTTCCGTGCCCTACTCTATGTGGCAATCCTGGCAAATTATAATCTGAACTTAATCCTGCTGCAGCCAATGTTACTCTAGCAGCATCATCTACAGAACCACAGCTAGCTCCTATTTGAGCAGCTTCAAAAGCAGCGTGTTGTGTTGCTTTTTCAAGATTCCAAATTGTTTTATATTCTTCAGATGGTGTTCCGTAACTATACGATCTAGTAATATCCGAAATATATCCCTCTAATCGGCAACCTGTATCTATAATAACAGCTCCATTTTCTTTTAAATCCTGAGGCACTGATACTCCATGAGGGTATTGCGTATCATCATCAAACAATACAATACAAAAATACGATCCTGAAGCAATTCCTGCTTTAATATGTGCGTCGTTAATAAAACTTGTAACCTCATTGGCACTAATTCCTGGTCGCAATATCTTAGCTGCTGCACGTTGTACTACCATAGTAATATCTTTAGCTGCTTGTATAATGGCAATTTCATTAACCGATTTATGCATTCGGCAACCCGAAGTAACTGGAAGTGCATTTACAATAGTGTATGTATGATTTGTTTTGGTTACTCCATCAACCAAGAAATAAGGAGCCGACTCGTCTATAGCAATCGTTTCGCCAACTATGTTTTTATTCTTTAATAACTCGCCCATCAACACGTATGGAGACTCATGCTCTTCCCAGCAATTAATTTTACCGTCTAATTGCATGTATTTTTTGAATGTACCTTCTTCAAATTTTGGAACAATATAATCCAACGTTCCGTCATCATACAATAAAGCCCCTACCATTCTCTCAGATGGGTTCCATTTTGTACCTGTAAAATAATAAAGGTTTGTTCCAGCATTTACATACGTTACTTTAACCTTTATTTCTTTCATAAGCGCAACCGCTTTTTTTATTCTGTCTTCATATTCTTCTAACTGGATTGGTTTTACATCCAGTGTCATATTTTCAATTTTTTGTAACTCAATAGCTGCTGTTGAGCCTCCTATTCCAATTGTCATTTTTTATATTTTTAATTATTTAATTTATTTAAAACTGCTAAGTATATTATTTATGCAACGAAAAATTAACTGCTAAGTTCGCAAAGATTTACGCTAAGTTCGCAAAGTTTTTATTGTTTTTAATCTATAGCAGAAATTTAACCGCACTAATTGTTGAGTTACTTAATAAGTCTCTTTGTTCCTTAAGGTGACAAGATTGTGGTTACGTCATGGTCAAAAAATATTCAGTCTCAGTTTCTTAGTCACTCTGAACCTTATAAATCCCTACCTAAGTATAAAACCATTTTTCATTGGATCATTAGGATCAATTATAAAATTGTTTACTCCAGTTACATGAGCTGTCCCTTCTACTTGTGGAATCACCGCCTTAAATGGACCAAAATCTTTTTCCTTGACTAACGAACCTTTAAATGTACTTCCTGTAATACTTTCTATTGTAATTTTCTCATTCAATTTTATGGCATTTCTTGCATTTTCAATAGCAATTCTACCAGAAACTCCCGAACCTGTAGGGGAACGATCGACTTCACCATCAGCAAAAACACATACATTTCTGCTGTGGTTTTCTATTTCCTGAGGTTCATCAATAAAAATAGTTCCATAAAGAAAACTCAAATCATCTTCGTAAGGATGCAAAATTTCTTTATCATGATCCATTACAGCATGTTTTATATCCACACCACTTTGAATGATTGTGCGATAATCAGCATCGGTTAATCCAAAATTTAAATTTGTGTTTTTTCTCAAATCTACATAGGCATAAAATGCTCCTCCATAAGCCAAATCATAAACGATGTTTCCTATTCCGGGAACATTTACCACACGATCTAATCCTACAACAAAGCTAGGCACGCAATGAAATCTCACTCCTGTTACTTCTCCATTTTTAATATTTACATAGGAATGAATGCGACCACATGGAGCGTCTATTTTTAATTCGTTTTCGCCTTCTTTTACAGCAATCCAATTCATTCTTGCTGCAAGAGTGCTTATTGCAATAATAGCATGACCACACATACTGCTATATCCTTCATTGTGCATAAAAAGAATACCGAAATCACCTTCTTCGTCATTTGGCGGAAGCAAAATACATCCATACATATCAGCATGACCGCGAGGTTCAAACATTAATGCGGTTCTTAAATAATCGTAATTTTCTTTTATATCTCTGCGATATTCTAATACACTATTCCCTTTAAGAGCTGGAAAACCCGAAACAATAACACGCAGAGGTTCTCCGCCTGTATGCATATCGATAGTTTTTATTTGCAGCACATCTGATGCTATTTTATAATCTGTATTTGAGCAAATGTTGTTATACGTTTTCGACATTTTTTGGTGATTTTAAATTAAATATTTCATAAAAATAAGCAGCTGCAACAAGGTCTTCTAAGGCATGCCCAACTGATTTAAAAAAGGTAATTTCAGTATCGGCAGTTCTCCCTACTCTATTATT encodes:
- a CDS encoding M43 family zinc metalloprotease, whose protein sequence is MKTKLFLFMAFVFVLKISAQGLPCRTSEENEKIYKQNPHALKEKQDFDAFSKKFSAERKSKTSKKLETSYVIPVVFHIYGDVQSGKTVTYQKIVNHLKELNDDFDGRNADYATVDPFFQARRGTLKIEFKLAKIDPNGGCSSGVVFHPAKNGYGNGGGYDDQIAADAWDNKKYMNVYIQNDLYADGTLNNSGVAWYPSTGMTASNTARVVFNGAYLYDNSYSKEFSATLTHEFGHFLNLIHTFEGGCTGTDEVDDTPLEDGKHTLSCTQGTNCNGDRVNNENYMGYNGAQGCYKMYTQGQIDRMLAALEHPARKTLWQESNLIATGVNTTGALLTSNSNFFKEAIINDGSFDTASTITLSGAETFALSTGTMAAGTHFTHTFPAGIIPIITVNSNSQLTVTLTGNATNHLKTNNTKGTITFLPAAFTGGTANMTCTALYYDFKFVDPYGIYFVDMPDATANAALAWKAFKIEKGDDPAFGAWRYAANALKIETYAKKLVCETGTRNISLLAANTQVGPSSNFKAPGAYPDQLDLRTTAYKAWDGKTGYVGFDYLIDGLTCYGWFKVTVDADGNGYTISEYAYNTQPGMPITTGVTAKVGVTLSPSTLYESDINDGAITSNAAITLSTNNGTFTKSTGTLAVGTDYSITGIPAGLTAILTLENSSKVVVTFTGKATSHLPNNNSTVIVTFKDAAITGGIAILDNPSKSIKIEFEAPYGIYYVDNPDYETSTATQWKYFDLTIGDNTEYGAWQFAANALKMETYGKRLVCETGTRNITKIAAGATIGASSNFTAPGAYPNQLDLRTATYNTWDNQTGYVGFEYTSRGRTCYGWMRVKATASGDGYTVTNFAYNTKPNEPITTPIINAPSNLTATVNVTALEVALTWVDNSDNETGFTLERALGTGEYSVIKTFASNVTSYTDTGLTKGSAYSYRMRANINTTNSDYSNVATVTIEDVNPNPTLAKPIINDGDTGIYATGFYVTWGLINGATSYDIQVYNETTGWEDQGTSTVHFLYINKQGTQTSYRVRMRAVNATGTSDWSTPRDFTLPGALLAPTNLTATANSTTLEVELAWTDNSDIETGFSIERALGNGTYSVIATLGADETSYTDTGLIAGNTYSYQIRTNKDATYSSYSNVATVTIDNANAPLEIPVFYDPSNGTYTEGFYATWALINKATSYEIQLYNETTGWATFGTSTAHFLYIIKQGTERNYRIRIRAVYANGESDWSAPMDVILPPTLGINESEKNTKSFAIFPNPASDVVNFSFKNIDTTTLVITIYNNTGALIDTVRNTSSYNVKNLPTGIYYVVLTDGTVKQSKKLVIK
- a CDS encoding M24 family metallopeptidase, with protein sequence MTIGIGGSTAAIELQKIENMTLDVKPIQLEEYEDRIKKAVALMKEIKVKVTYVNAGTNLYYFTGTKWNPSERMVGALLYDDGTLDYIVPKFEEGTFKKYMQLDGKINCWEEHESPYVLMGELLKNKNIVGETIAIDESAPYFLVDGVTKTNHTYTIVNALPVTSGCRMHKSVNEIAIIQAAKDITMVVQRAAAKILRPGISANEVTSFINDAHIKAGIASGSYFCIVLFDDDTQYPHGVSVPQDLKENGAVIIDTGCRLEGYISDITRSYSYGTPSEEYKTIWNLEKATQHAAFEAAQIGASCGSVDDAARVTLAAAGLSSDYNLPGLPHRVGHGTGLDIHEYPYLVRGSEIALREGMVVSNEPMICIPGKFGIRHEDHFYMTANGPKWFTTPMNSVDSPFGY
- a CDS encoding proline racemase family protein; the protein is MSKTYNNICSNTDYKIASDVLQIKTIDMHTGGEPLRVIVSGFPALKGNSVLEYRRDIKENYDYLRTALMFEPRGHADMYGCILLPPNDEEGDFGILFMHNEGYSSMCGHAIIAISTLAARMNWIAVKEGENELKIDAPCGRIHSYVNIKNGEVTGVRFHCVPSFVVGLDRVVNVPGIGNIVYDLAYGGAFYAYVDLRKNTNLNFGLTDADYRTIIQSGVDIKHAVMDHDKEILHPYEDDLSFLYGTIFIDEPQEIENHSRNVCVFADGEVDRSPTGSGVSGRIAIENARNAIKLNEKITIESITGSTFKGSLVKEKDFGPFKAVIPQVEGTAHVTGVNNFIIDPNDPMKNGFILR